In a genomic window of Helianthus annuus cultivar XRQ/B chromosome 10, HanXRQr2.0-SUNRISE, whole genome shotgun sequence:
- the LOC110886203 gene encoding F-box protein SKP2A, with the protein MLFVNALAYLSSYCRELKVLNLCGCVKGAPDQALKAIGYNCSQLQSLNLGWCEEVGDAGETSLAYGCHDLHALDLCGCVLITDESVIALANNCLHLTSLDLYYCRNITDRAMYALAHIRVKNRNQMWDGVKTGDEDEDGLMSLNISQCTALTPPAVQALCDSFPALHTCPGRHSLIISGCLNPTSIPCACAFQAHHEVNTLTHHAY; encoded by the exons ATGCTCTTCGTTAACGCTCTTGCATATCTAAGTAGTTACTGCAGagaattgaaagttttgaatcTTTGTGGATGCGTAAAAGGTGCACCTGATCAGGCATTGAAG GCAATCGGATACAACTGTAGTCAACTTCAGTCATTGAACCTAGGATGGTGTGAGGAAGTTGGTGACGCTGGGGAAACGAGTTTAGCGTATGGCTGTCACGATCTGCATGCACTCGACTTATGTGGTTGCGTTCTTATAACAG ATGAGAGTGTCATAGCCCTAGCAAACAATTGCCTGCATCTAACATCTTTAGATCTCTACTACTGTCGAAACATCACCGACCGAGCGATGTACGCGTTGGCACATATTCGAGTGAAAAACAGGAACCAAATGTGGGATGGGGTTAAAACCGGGGATGAGGATGAAGACGGGCTCATGAGTCTCAACATCAGTCAATGCACTGCTTTAACACCGCCAGCGGTTCAGGCTCTATGTGATTCATTTCCAGCGCTTCATACATGCCCGGGTAGGCATTCACTTATCATAAGTGGTTGTTTGAATCCAACTTCAATTCCTTGTGCATGCGCTTTCCAAGCGCATCATGAGGTTAACACACTTACTCATCATGCTTATTGA